A single Methanolobus sp. ZRKC5 DNA region contains:
- a CDS encoding MarR family transcriptional regulator — protein sequence MDTLEEIFGKTAQMTVLKNLIAHKEESTYLSGIADETGLSHSSVARVITPLIRSGIVIEKPLGKQIRTFRLNLDNEKTSLILEFYSNLNKIKD from the coding sequence ATGGATACGCTGGAAGAGATTTTTGGAAAGACGGCCCAGATGACAGTTCTGAAGAACCTTATTGCACACAAGGAAGAATCAACATATCTTTCAGGGATTGCAGACGAGACAGGATTGTCACACTCCAGTGTTGCAAGGGTTATAACACCACTCATAAGGAGTGGTATTGTTATCGAAAAACCCCTTGGTAAACAGATAAGGACATTCCGGTTGAATCTTGATAATGAAAAAACAAGCCTTATACTTGAGTTTTATAGCAACCTCAACAAGATAAAAGATTAA
- a CDS encoding PAS domain-containing sensor histidine kinase, producing MKAEDHSSKKEPYNDECQKEIRELKEKTKELCARLETAESKAKEIEEFYTERLNNLNDVLFSVDTDGYFTYINPVIKNITGYEIEDVLGTHFTKHVHPDDIRGLLEDIEKTVSGEHKPYMFRIVKKDGSISYVHTTSRPIIKNGEFIGINGLMVDIARLKQIEFKLKEERDRAQKYLDIVGVIIFAMDREGKIKLVNKKGGELFGCSELDLISKNWFEMSVPEKLQEKAKSDYSKMMDGKIKLRPYFEAPSYIKNQTKIFAWHNILLKDEDGNIAGVLASGEDITDRRNAEEALVFAKLISDNAYRTKRQFLANVSHELRTPLNLIIGYSDLLYEEYAGPTNEGQKQYIDVIKQSGNRLLLLVNSMIELSAVEEGNKELEVKEFSIPAIIEDVKNSTLPMAKKKKINLEFKLEEDIKTINADENKIKTVLYNLISNAIKFTPESGDIKVSVSKDKQMLKASIKDTGIGMERYDMDKLFQPFSQIDSSLTRKFEGAGLGLIIVKEFVEMHGGSIQVESEINNGSNFTLMIPMFPGEQ from the coding sequence ATGAAAGCAGAAGACCATAGCTCAAAAAAAGAACCTTATAATGACGAATGTCAGAAGGAAATAAGGGAACTTAAAGAAAAAACAAAAGAGCTATGTGCCAGATTAGAAACAGCCGAATCTAAAGCAAAAGAAATAGAAGAGTTTTACACTGAAAGACTCAATAACCTTAATGACGTACTTTTTTCTGTGGATACAGATGGCTATTTCACATATATTAACCCTGTAATCAAAAATATAACCGGCTATGAAATAGAAGATGTCCTTGGGACTCATTTTACAAAACATGTTCATCCTGACGATATCCGCGGACTGCTTGAAGATATTGAAAAAACAGTTTCTGGAGAGCATAAACCTTATATGTTCAGGATAGTCAAAAAAGATGGCTCAATAAGTTACGTACATACAACATCCCGCCCCATAATCAAAAATGGAGAGTTCATAGGCATTAACGGACTTATGGTCGATATAGCCAGATTGAAACAAATAGAATTCAAACTCAAAGAAGAGAGAGACAGGGCGCAAAAATATCTTGACATTGTGGGAGTTATCATTTTTGCCATGGATAGAGAAGGTAAGATCAAACTAGTTAACAAAAAGGGCGGGGAACTGTTTGGATGTTCCGAATTAGATCTTATTTCGAAGAACTGGTTTGAGATGTCAGTTCCTGAAAAGCTTCAGGAAAAAGCTAAAAGTGACTATTCAAAAATGATGGACGGAAAAATAAAACTTCGCCCTTATTTTGAGGCTCCCAGCTACATCAAAAACCAAACGAAAATCTTTGCATGGCATAACATCCTGCTAAAAGATGAAGATGGGAACATTGCAGGAGTACTGGCATCTGGGGAAGACATCACTGATCGAAGAAATGCCGAAGAAGCACTTGTTTTTGCTAAATTGATATCCGACAACGCATATCGTACTAAAAGACAATTCCTTGCCAATGTCAGCCATGAACTAAGGACACCCCTGAACCTTATAATCGGATATTCTGACCTTCTTTACGAAGAGTATGCCGGGCCCACAAATGAAGGGCAGAAACAATACATCGATGTTATCAAACAAAGCGGTAACCGCTTACTCCTTCTAGTCAACTCCATGATAGAGCTATCTGCTGTTGAAGAAGGAAACAAGGAACTTGAAGTAAAAGAGTTTTCTATTCCTGCGATAATCGAAGATGTAAAGAACTCAACATTGCCAATGGCAAAAAAGAAGAAAATAAACCTGGAATTCAAGCTTGAAGAAGATATAAAGACCATAAATGCTGATGAAAATAAAATAAAAACAGTTCTTTATAACCTTATAAGCAACGCAATAAAGTTTACCCCCGAATCCGGAGATATCAAAGTCAGTGTGTCAAAGGATAAGCAAATGTTAAAAGCGTCTATTAAAGACACAGGTATTGGCATGGAAAGATATGATATGGATAAATTGTTCCAGCCATTCTCACAAATTGATTCCTCACTCACCCGGAAATTTGAAGGAGCGGGTCTTGGACTCATAATTGTGAAAGAATTCGTGGAAATGCATGGTGGAAGCATTCAGGTTGAAAGCGAGATTAACAATGGAAGTAATTTTACTTTAATGATCCCGATGTTCCCGGGAGAACAGTAA
- a CDS encoding response regulator encodes MHSENINEKILSLLEEIPGITTGEISDQLSVSMSLVEDTLRTMSDIRQKILIVDDEMDALLALKVALEAEGYNIVEAKDGYEAIEKVHSEIPDVILLDLMIPGIDGFEVCRQLKSDATYNHIPVIMLTARGEVDDKVEGIELGADDYVTKPFNLKELKARIKMILRRNQDI; translated from the coding sequence ATGCATTCAGAAAACATTAACGAGAAGATTCTTTCACTTCTGGAAGAGATCCCTGGGATAACTACCGGGGAAATCTCAGACCAATTGTCAGTTTCCATGTCGCTTGTTGAGGATACGTTAAGAACCATGTCGGATATACGGCAAAAGATCCTCATCGTGGATGATGAGATGGATGCACTGTTGGCTCTGAAAGTAGCATTAGAAGCCGAAGGATATAACATTGTAGAGGCAAAAGACGGGTATGAGGCTATAGAGAAGGTACATTCTGAAATACCTGATGTTATATTGCTTGATCTTATGATTCCTGGAATTGATGGTTTTGAAGTCTGCAGACAACTGAAATCCGATGCAACATATAATCACATTCCTGTCATAATGCTCACAGCACGTGGAGAGGTCGATGACAAGGTTGAAGGAATTGAACTTGGTGCAGATGACTATGTGACCAAGCCATTCAACCTTAAAGAATTGAAAGCACGCATAAAAATGATCCTGAGAAGAAATCAGGATATATAA
- a CDS encoding sensor histidine kinase, which produces MWNGKSRWNLILFAVVVLLLISSIVFLWMKTNLEVRSVVEEQHQNQQLLLTQQISDNIERSLNEKVLLLEVIAKKDTGVPPDNFASDLKSVYDVAGMFYVVEYVSENGTIVSGYPEEHVPIGFNLYEDDQARAFERIKESKEVYITVPLKLMEGNYGSFIWVPIYEGDDFRGAFIAIIRESDLKDQYVVESNSSSYAYLLDDRGRLLYDESGKHERGTIYAEILGSDSSGLLDIISEQVNGTDGSGKYLVFDNHSVVEERLVSYSPINWYNQKWSLALTSPSSEVDRLIVSVYLKLFIVVAVSVFFIIFVSSFVVIILFNWSKSLEKEVDDKTQELKESNDSLRGANKKLKELDRLKTEFLSIVSHELKTPLTAMRTSSEFLREDDVCDVSLRRQMLDIIIRNIDRQSRMVDDLLDVSRIESNRMKFLREPVDIEDAINVSLEVLDTIIREKDMSIIVNVPDNLSLINTDKDKLVQVFVNLLNNAVKFSNNNSIVTIDVDDADDGVKITVSDNGIGMGPEELERIFDKFYQIDSTSTRKVGGTGLGLSIVKGIIEGQGGTITVQSELGKGSVFVFTLKKQ; this is translated from the coding sequence ATGTGGAACGGAAAAAGCAGATGGAATCTAATTCTCTTTGCTGTAGTAGTCTTGCTTTTGATAAGTTCCATAGTCTTCCTCTGGATGAAGACCAATCTGGAGGTAAGATCAGTTGTTGAGGAACAACACCAGAACCAGCAACTGTTGTTAACCCAGCAGATATCTGACAATATAGAAAGATCCCTCAATGAGAAGGTTTTGTTACTAGAGGTTATTGCAAAAAAGGACACTGGTGTGCCGCCTGATAATTTTGCATCAGATCTTAAAAGTGTCTATGATGTTGCAGGAATGTTCTACGTGGTGGAATATGTCTCAGAGAACGGGACAATCGTTTCAGGTTATCCTGAAGAACATGTACCCATTGGTTTCAATCTTTACGAGGATGACCAGGCTCGTGCCTTTGAACGCATAAAGGAAAGCAAAGAGGTCTATATTACAGTCCCCTTAAAGCTTATGGAAGGCAATTATGGTTCTTTTATATGGGTCCCTATTTATGAAGGAGATGATTTCAGAGGAGCTTTCATTGCTATTATACGGGAATCTGACCTTAAGGACCAGTATGTGGTAGAGTCCAATTCATCAAGTTATGCATATCTTCTTGATGACCGGGGAAGGTTGCTCTATGATGAGTCAGGGAAACATGAAAGAGGTACCATCTATGCTGAAATTTTAGGTTCGGATTCTTCGGGATTACTTGATATTATTTCAGAACAGGTGAATGGGACGGATGGAAGTGGTAAGTATCTTGTTTTCGATAATCATAGTGTAGTTGAGGAACGGCTTGTATCCTATTCTCCCATAAACTGGTATAATCAGAAATGGTCACTGGCGCTTACCAGTCCCTCTTCTGAAGTAGACCGGCTAATTGTATCGGTTTACCTGAAATTGTTCATTGTGGTTGCTGTTTCAGTTTTTTTTATCATCTTTGTTAGCTCATTCGTTGTTATCATTTTATTCAACTGGAGTAAGAGTCTTGAAAAGGAGGTTGATGACAAGACCCAGGAACTCAAGGAGTCAAATGATTCACTACGTGGAGCAAACAAAAAGCTCAAGGAGCTTGACAGGTTAAAGACTGAATTCCTATCAATTGTTTCTCATGAGCTTAAAACTCCGCTGACTGCAATGCGAACATCAAGTGAATTCCTGCGAGAGGACGATGTATGTGATGTTTCTCTAAGGCGTCAAATGCTTGATATTATCATAAGGAACATCGATCGTCAATCCCGGATGGTTGATGACCTTCTTGATGTTTCCCGAATTGAATCCAACCGCATGAAATTTCTCAGGGAACCGGTTGATATTGAGGATGCTATAAACGTTTCTCTTGAGGTGCTTGACACTATCATCAGGGAGAAAGACATGAGTATCATAGTAAATGTTCCTGATAATCTTTCTCTAATCAATACTGATAAAGACAAACTTGTTCAGGTATTTGTGAATCTTTTGAACAACGCTGTAAAATTCAGTAATAATAATAGTATAGTCACAATTGATGTTGATGATGCTGATGACGGTGTAAAAATAACCGTAAGTGACAACGGCATTGGAATGGGTCCTGAGGAGCTTGAAAGGATATTCGATAAATTTTACCAGATAGACAGTACGTCCACTCGTAAGGTTGGAGGAACTGGCCTTGGCCTGTCAATTGTCAAAGGAATTATAGAAGGCCAAGGTGGAACGATAACGGTACAGAGTGAATTAGGTAAAGGAAGTGTTTTTGTTTTCACATTGAAAAAACAATAA
- a CDS encoding sensor domain-containing protein, which produces MAEIETALREFVMVAYKKQTYMNILYLLFSFPLGTAYFVFLVTGLSLGFGLLLVWIGIPVLVLVFLAWWEIASFERQMAIWLLGIDIPSMSLKPVNEKSILGRALYRVKSPVTWKALLFLLVKFPLGIFSLVVMAFLVSLTLGMLINPILYLVGESFASSLQEAILVSISGIFVGLASMHVLNLLAHISGSFAKRMLSGYEKQADVSLVEEMNS; this is translated from the coding sequence ATGGCTGAAATAGAGACCGCTCTTAGGGAATTTGTAATGGTTGCTTATAAGAAGCAGACCTACATGAATATTCTATATCTGCTATTCTCATTCCCATTGGGAACTGCTTATTTCGTATTTCTGGTGACCGGTCTGTCACTGGGCTTCGGGCTTTTACTTGTCTGGATAGGCATTCCTGTACTTGTGCTTGTTTTTCTTGCATGGTGGGAGATCGCATCATTTGAACGCCAGATGGCAATATGGTTATTGGGTATTGATATTCCTTCCATGTCGCTGAAACCTGTTAATGAAAAAAGTATTCTTGGCAGAGCTTTATACAGGGTAAAGAGTCCGGTTACCTGGAAGGCTCTCTTATTTCTGTTAGTAAAGTTCCCATTGGGGATATTCTCGCTTGTAGTTATGGCATTTTTGGTATCTTTGACATTAGGGATGTTAATTAATCCAATTCTTTATCTTGTGGGTGAGAGCTTTGCCAGTAGCTTACAGGAAGCCATTCTTGTTTCTATTTCCGGGATATTTGTGGGGCTGGCATCCATGCATGTGCTGAATCTGCTGGCGCATATCTCAGGAAGCTTTGCTAAAAGGATGTTAAGTGGCTATGAAAAACAGGCAGACGTTAGTTTGGTCGAAGAAATGAACTCTTAA